The Halomonas qaidamensis genome includes the window AGAAGACGGTAGTCAACCCGTATCAAACGGGCGAGTTCCTTGGCAAATAGTGCCCCAACAACCAGCCCAAATCCCCAGTTAATCCAACTGGCAGCAAGCGAAACGAGCGTTACTAAAATAATCGCGCCACCAGGGCTTTTCGCGGTGCTAGCGATTTTCTGCAGAATGCGTTTTACCGGTGGCGAGCTTGCCAGCATAAAGCCAGTGACGAGCACCAGTAACATCTGCATGGAGAAGGTAAGTAGTCCCCAGAAACCATCACCCCACATACGCAGTACGGCCAACGGCGTTTGGCGCTCAACGGCGATGGCAGCAATGGAGGCAATTAACGTAAGGAGCAGAACAAAGATATAGGGATCTGGCAAGTAGCGCTCAACCAGCTTAACGGCTGGTTTTGATATGAGTTTTAGCATGAGTGCTCTCTTTATTCGTTATTAGGAAGTGCGTGGCTAATATACGGCGGTACAGCGATTTTTTCATCCATTGTCAGGTGCTTGCTCTGGTACTTATGCCGATGCTTATTTAGGCGCTTGCTTAGATACACCCTATTACGGTAGCCCAGTTGGCAACTACTAAGCGTGATGGGCTTCAACGGTGGAACGGAGCCATGCGATTAGCGTTGTAGGTTTCACGATAGGAAGCTTTAATTTTGAGGGCACCAATGGCGTTGGCGATAGTGGTAATAGTAGGCAATCAGTACCGCTGAGCGTGTGAGCATAAAGAGCGAAAAGGCTAGCCACAAACCATGGTTGCCAAGCCCTTGAAAAAGCCACCAAGCAGGTAAGTAAACTGCTAAACCGGTAAAAATGCTGTTGCGCATTTCGCGCACGGCGGTAGTGCCAATAAAGACGCCGTCGAGTAAATAGCTCCATACGGCAATCAATGGCATCACTATCATCCACGGCAGGTAGCTCGCGGCGGTAGCACGAACTTCTGCTAGCCCTGTCAGCAGGGCGACTAAGTAATTTCCGCCTAATGCGAAGGCAAGGGTGGCTGCCGTGGCTGTCCATAACGAGAAACGCGCAGCCGCTCGAACGGTTGCGGCAAATTCACCCCAGTCTCGGCGCCCATAGGCGCGCCCCACCAGCGATTCCGCCGCGTGGGCGAAGCCATCGAGTGCATAGCTAGTCAGCATAATAAATTGCAACAGCACGGCATTAGCGGCTAATACAGTGTCGCCCTGGCGCGCTCCTTGAGCGGTAAAAAAGGCCATGGCAAACAGCAGCCCTAAGGTGCGCACAAACAAATTGGCGTTAACACTAAATAGCGCTGAATAGGCTGACAGCACCAAAAGACGCTGCCGTTGAAAGCAGCCTTCCAGATGGCCAAGCTGGCGTAGGACTAAATAGCCACCAAAGGTGAGCGCGCTATAGTCGGCAATTACGCTGGCCAGGGCAACGCCGCCGCTGGTCATTCCTAGCCCCACCACAAACCAAAGATCGAGCACGATATTGACGCTGTTGGTCAGCACTAAAATCATTAGCGTGACGCGGGCATTCTGTTGGCCCAAAAACCAACCGAGGATGGCGTAGTTCGCAAGCACTGCCGGGGCTGACCAAAGCCGTATTTCAGCATACTCACGTGCCAGTGGCGTCGCCGCTTCGCTGCCATCTAACAGCCATAGGCCGAGCGAAATCAGCGGCGAGCCAAAGATAATCAGCAGTGCGCCAATAACGAACGCCATAATGAGTGACTGACCTAGCAAGTTGCGCACATCGCTATGCGCTTCGCGCCCAATTGCCTGGGCCACTAGGCCGGTGGTGCCCATGCGTAGAAAACCAAATCCCCAGTAGAGGAAGCTAAATAGCGTTGCACCGAGGGTCACGGCAGCCAAATAGCGAGAGTCGGGCAGATGCCCGACGACCGCCGTATCAACCAGGCCCAATAAGGGAACGGTTATATTCGAAAGAATAATGGGCCAAGCAAGGGTCCAAATACGCACGTCTTAGGGCTCTAGGCCGCAGTAATAATGCGGTATTTCTCCATGAGCTTCTCGTGGCTTTCGGGACGCTCTGGGTCGAGAGGAATACAGTCCACTGGACACACTTGTTGGCACTGGGGCTCATCAAAGTGCCCTACACATTCTGTGCATAAATTGGGATCAATAACGTAAATCTCATCACCAGGAGAGATGGCGTCATTGGGGCATTCAGGTTCGCAGACGTCGCAGTTAATGCATTCGTCGGTGATCATTAGGGCCATGGGCATACCTCACGAATGGCTTAACGCCCAGGTAGTGATATACCTGAGCGTTTTACTCAACATTATCGATAGCTAGATAGTGTAGTGCTTACGCAGTGCCTCTGCGACCTGCGGATGAACAAGCGGTGAAATATCGCCGCCCAGCTTGGCGATTTCACGCACAATAGTGGACGAAATATAGGAGTTTTCCACCGCTGGGGTGAGAAATACGCTCTCAAGTTCAGGGTTTTGCGCACGATTCATATTGGCTAGCTGTAGTTCGTATTCGAAATCCGAGACAGCCCGTAGGCCACGTAGAATAATGGTGGCTCCCTGTTCATGCATCATGGTAGTCAACAGTGTTGAAAAGCCGATGACCTCTACGTTAGGTAGCGAAGCACACACTGTTTTGGCCAGCGCGATGCGAGTTTCTAGCTCAAGGCTAGGCCGCTTGCCGGGGCTGGCTGCGACCGCAATAACTACCTTATCGAACATCCGCGCACCGCGCTCAATAAGGTCAAAGTGGCCGTTGGTGATAGGGTCAAAAGTGCCAGGGTAAACAGCAATGTTTACACGTTGATCGCTCATTTTGGTGTCTCCTGTTCGTCAAGCTGACCGAAAGGGTTGTCCGCCGTGAGCGAAACGGCGTGTTCATAACCTGGAATATGAATACGGTCGGCATGAATCTCAAGCTCTGGGCCTTCGAGTACCGCCTCACCGAACTGATAGCGAGGCGCATAGTGCCCACGGTCAGCACTTTCTAAATAAGCCTCAGCATTTGCTCGAACAGCTTCTCGGCGTGTTTTCCAAGCGTTGATAGCTGCACTACCATGACGTTTGATGAGCAAGCGCTCGGTGACCTGGGGAGAGAGCACTACGCCGGTGGCATTATTGCCGCCAAACCCTTTGGCATTAATAAAAGCGGCATCGGCGTCAAACGCCACTGGGGTGGTAGAAAAGCGAAGCCGCTTAGCGAATACATCATCCGCGACTGCATCCAAGGTGGGAATGCCGGGCAGCAGCCCATGGGCAAAGCTACCCAGTGCACTTACCAGTTGGTCGCCTGCTGCAGACCCTTGGGAGTGGCCGATAAATGCTTTAATGGCGACCACTGGCCAGTTCTCGATACCATTTGCGCGGGCAATTTCATCGAAAACATGGGATTCGGTAGTACGGTTTTTAGGGGTGCTGGTGCCATGGGCATGCAGGAAGGTACGCTCTTTGAGCGCTTTTTCGCCCAGCATATCTTTTACTAAAGCGGCGGCTTTACCTAAGGTGATGTAGTTGCCAATGCCGGGGGCGGAAATAGAGCGCTTAAAACCGTCGGCGTTAACGAATACATCGGGCACCGCACCTAAAATATCCGCCCCTAATTCAAGCGCTAACGCATCGTCCATTAACAGCACGAACTGGCTCGCTTCCGCCATGGTGAAGCCACAGTTACGCGCGAATGGGCGACATGCGCGCTGGTAGTCGGCGTTGGTAAGCAGCTCTAAAGAATCCAGTGCTTTCAGACTGGCATCATCGGCCAATGCGCCCATGGCACGAAAGCCTTCGATGATTTCGGGGGTGATTGGCGCATCGGCGGTGCCTACCATAACGACCCGGCATCGTCCGGCACGGATGTCATCAATACCCAGGCGCAGATTATATAAAAAGCTGGCGCAGGCACCTAAGGCTGCACCAGTACTACCCACGCTGCCTAATACATAGGCATTGAGGAAGTCGGCAGGCATTTGCCCATAGCCTAGCGGCATTTGCTTAGAGGTAGCGCGCTGACCGCTAACCAAGCTCTTGAGCAACCCCCCCCATCCTTGCTCATCCAACTGGCCGATGGAGTTGCCCGCGTATACCGCAATATGGTCAGGGTCTAGCCGTTGGCGAATCGATTCCCAAGCGAGCCCGCTAGCACCTAGGCAGTCACTAGCAGCAAATATTGCCATAGACAGCCCGCGTGGATGATGCACGCTGCGGTAAAGGCTGGCGGGGTCGAAGCCACTGGGCAGTTGGGCAGCCGCACGCACCTTTGGTTCTAAGGCGTCAGGCAGTAGGGCACTAAAGTTTCCCGCAGGCACGGTGACAGCGACTTCCTTCGCATCAAGGTCCTCTACCTGCCATCCTTCAGGTAACTGTTCGGGAAGCTGGCGGCGGCGCAAGGTAAAGCGCATCGGCTCGGTTAGCGTCATTTCTGCCCGTCGGTTGGCTGGCAAGCCGGGAGCGAGAAAGCGCGGGTCTTCGTTGCGCCGAATCAATGTGTGATTAAGCACATGATCGCGCAGGGTTTGAGCGGCAGGGGCAATGGCCTGGCCAGCACTATCATGCCCGCCGTTATCGTAATGCTCGGCAAGGCGCATTAGCGCTGCCAAGCTTGCCAGTGTTTGGCGCTGTTGGTCAGCTGGAAGAGCATCAAGCACGGTGCGGCGGAAGGCCTGATGGCCCGAGGTTCTGCCGGCGGGATTGATGCCGCCCATGCCGACAATCACCGGTAAGTGTGACAAGCCGGGTTCCTCGTGGTGCGGTGGTTTTAGTAACAGTTATTGTCAGAGGCGTAGCAAAAAAGTGCTGCTCATCTGAGCTTAATAATACGCTTGGGCGTGATCATAGCACCGGGCATACAACGGCGTCATGCCGCGTGCGCGGTAGACTGGTAGAATCACGTTTTTTTTAAGCAGGGGATGGCATGCAGCATACATCACGACCCGTGGTTTCCAATCAGCCAGGCCCGCATCAAGATGTGGCACGCCGGGTGGCACGTGCCTTGGAAAACCCGCTGCGGAAGCCAATCGCTGCGCATACGCAACAAGCGTTTCAATACGCCCAAACGTGGTTAATAAATCAGCAAGCGCCGTTGATTTTAGACGCTGGTTGCGGCGTGGGTCTTTCGACCCGCCGCTTAGCAGAGAGGTTTCCAGCGCATGCGGTGATCGGCATCGACCGCAGCGAGGATCGGCTACGTCGAGATCATGGTGAGCTGCCTACTAACGCGCTGTTGGTGCGGGCTGA containing:
- a CDS encoding beta-ketoacyl synthase, which gives rise to MGGINPAGRTSGHQAFRRTVLDALPADQQRQTLASLAALMRLAEHYDNGGHDSAGQAIAPAAQTLRDHVLNHTLIRRNEDPRFLAPGLPANRRAEMTLTEPMRFTLRRRQLPEQLPEGWQVEDLDAKEVAVTVPAGNFSALLPDALEPKVRAAAQLPSGFDPASLYRSVHHPRGLSMAIFAASDCLGASGLAWESIRQRLDPDHIAVYAGNSIGQLDEQGWGGLLKSLVSGQRATSKQMPLGYGQMPADFLNAYVLGSVGSTGAALGACASFLYNLRLGIDDIRAGRCRVVMVGTADAPITPEIIEGFRAMGALADDASLKALDSLELLTNADYQRACRPFARNCGFTMAEASQFVLLMDDALALELGADILGAVPDVFVNADGFKRSISAPGIGNYITLGKAAALVKDMLGEKALKERTFLHAHGTSTPKNRTTESHVFDEIARANGIENWPVVAIKAFIGHSQGSAAGDQLVSALGSFAHGLLPGIPTLDAVADDVFAKRLRFSTTPVAFDADAAFINAKGFGGNNATGVVLSPQVTERLLIKRHGSAAINAWKTRREAVRANAEAYLESADRGHYAPRYQFGEAVLEGPELEIHADRIHIPGYEHAVSLTADNPFGQLDEQETPK
- the coaD gene encoding pantetheine-phosphate adenylyltransferase; protein product: MSDQRVNIAVYPGTFDPITNGHFDLIERGARMFDKVVIAVAASPGKRPSLELETRIALAKTVCASLPNVEVIGFSTLLTTMMHEQGATIILRGLRAVSDFEYELQLANMNRAQNPELESVFLTPAVENSYISSTIVREIAKLGGDISPLVHPQVAEALRKHYTI
- a CDS encoding MATE family efflux transporter, encoding MRIWTLAWPIILSNITVPLLGLVDTAVVGHLPDSRYLAAVTLGATLFSFLYWGFGFLRMGTTGLVAQAIGREAHSDVRNLLGQSLIMAFVIGALLIIFGSPLISLGLWLLDGSEAATPLAREYAEIRLWSAPAVLANYAILGWFLGQQNARVTLMILVLTNSVNIVLDLWFVVGLGMTSGGVALASVIADYSALTFGGYLVLRQLGHLEGCFQRQRLLVLSAYSALFSVNANLFVRTLGLLFAMAFFTAQGARQGDTVLAANAVLLQFIMLTSYALDGFAHAAESLVGRAYGRRDWGEFAATVRAAARFSLWTATAATLAFALGGNYLVALLTGLAEVRATAASYLPWMIVMPLIAVWSYLLDGVFIGTTAVREMRNSIFTGLAVYLPAWWLFQGLGNHGLWLAFSLFMLTRSAVLIAYYYHYRQRHWCPQN
- a CDS encoding YfhL family 4Fe-4S dicluster ferredoxin, translating into MALMITDECINCDVCEPECPNDAISPGDEIYVIDPNLCTECVGHFDEPQCQQVCPVDCIPLDPERPESHEKLMEKYRIITAA